A region from the Deinococcus sp. QL22 genome encodes:
- a CDS encoding SDR family oxidoreductase: MALKELLDLTGKTALITGGSRGLGLQIAEALGEYGARVVLTARKQNELDEAKAHLSGLGVEAHVYANDLGAFDTIDPVVERIVAEVGPIHILVNNAGATWGAATVDHPLDAWLKVINVNLNGLFLITQSVLKRCMLPQGAGRIINIASVAGLQGNDPRMTPTLAYNTSKGGVVNFTRTLAAELAPDGITVNSICPGYFPTKMTKGTLAYGEQAILAATPMHRLGTDADLKGLALLLASDASAYITGQNIAVDGGITSV, from the coding sequence ATGGCCCTAAAAGAATTGCTGGACTTGACTGGAAAAACCGCCCTGATTACCGGCGGCTCACGCGGCCTCGGCCTACAAATTGCCGAAGCGTTGGGCGAATATGGGGCGCGAGTGGTGCTGACGGCCCGCAAGCAAAACGAGTTGGACGAGGCCAAGGCGCACCTGAGCGGCCTGGGCGTAGAAGCGCACGTGTACGCCAACGATCTGGGAGCCTTCGACACGATTGACCCTGTGGTAGAGCGCATCGTGGCTGAAGTGGGGCCGATTCATATTCTGGTCAACAACGCTGGGGCGACGTGGGGCGCGGCAACCGTGGATCACCCGTTGGACGCCTGGCTGAAAGTTATCAACGTGAACCTGAACGGCCTGTTTTTGATCACCCAGAGCGTGCTGAAGCGCTGCATGTTGCCGCAGGGCGCGGGCCGAATCATCAATATTGCCTCCGTGGCGGGATTGCAGGGCAACGATCCCCGCATGACGCCCACGCTGGCCTACAACACCAGCAAAGGCGGCGTGGTCAATTTCACCCGCACGCTGGCCGCCGAACTCGCCCCAGACGGCATTACCGTCAATTCCATCTGCCCCGGCTACTTTCCCACCAAGATGACCAAAGGCACGCTGGCCTACGGGGAACAGGCAATTCTAGCCGCCACGCCCATGCACCGCCTCGGCACCGACGCCGACCTGAAGGGCCTCGCGCTGCTGCTGGCGAGTGATGCCAGCGCGTATATTACCGGGCAAAATATCGCTGTGGACGGCGGTATTACGAGCGTATGA
- a CDS encoding MaoC family dehydratase: MTTLVAAELPQHIGQEVALSEWIEITQERINAFADATGDHQFIHVDAEQAAAGPFGTTISHGFLTLSLLAGEFMNRGGAPQIEGVRMTVNYGLNRVRFIAPVPAGSRLRNRAVLQSAEAGAGYMQISVLNTIELEGSDKPAATAESVFRVYLWP; this comes from the coding sequence ATGACCACGCTTGTAGCTGCTGAACTTCCCCAGCACATCGGGCAGGAAGTGGCGTTGTCGGAGTGGATTGAGATTACACAGGAACGCATCAACGCTTTTGCCGACGCGACGGGCGACCATCAATTTATTCATGTGGATGCCGAGCAGGCCGCCGCTGGCCCGTTTGGAACCACCATCTCGCACGGATTCCTTACGCTGTCGCTGTTGGCCGGAGAATTTATGAACCGGGGCGGCGCACCACAGATTGAGGGCGTGCGAATGACCGTGAATTACGGCTTAAACCGCGTGCGGTTTATCGCGCCTGTGCCTGCGGGCAGCCGCCTTCGCAACCGCGCCGTGTTGCAGAGCGCCGAGGCCGGAGCCGGGTACATGCAAATTTCGGTGCTCAATACGATTGAGTTGGAAGGCTCCGATAAGCCCGCTGCGACGGCGGAATCGGTGTTCCGGGTGTATTTATGGCCCTGA
- a CDS encoding Appr-1-p processing protein: MALTHIMGDATQLQGEGPRLLVHICNDIGAWGRGFVMTLSKAYPQPEREFKRWATGQTEQAYALGEVQFVPVSPTLTVANLVGQHDIARKNNPTAEPPVRYEAIRTGLERVRDEAQSLGASVHVPRIGAGVAGGDWALIEPMIREELTNHGLKVTVYSLPNIQAQNS, encoded by the coding sequence ATGGCCCTGACTCATATCATGGGCGACGCCACCCAGCTACAGGGCGAAGGCCCGCGCCTGTTGGTGCATATCTGCAACGATATCGGCGCGTGGGGCCGAGGTTTCGTGATGACCCTATCTAAGGCATATCCACAGCCAGAGCGCGAATTCAAGCGCTGGGCGACTGGGCAAACCGAGCAGGCTTACGCTTTGGGCGAGGTGCAATTCGTTCCAGTCAGCCCGACTCTTACCGTCGCCAACCTGGTGGGCCAGCACGACATTGCCCGCAAAAACAATCCCACTGCCGAGCCGCCTGTGCGCTATGAAGCCATTCGAACAGGATTGGAGCGGGTGCGCGACGAAGCCCAAAGCTTGGGCGCAAGCGTTCATGTGCCGCGTATCGGGGCAGGCGTAGCGGGCGGCGATTGGGCCCTCATAGAGCCGATGATTCGGGAAGAATTGACGAATCATGGCCTGAAGGTCACCGTGTACAGTCTTCCCAACATTCAGGCTCAAAACTCATGA